Proteins co-encoded in one Waddlia chondrophila WSU 86-1044 genomic window:
- a CDS encoding peroxiredoxin — protein sequence MAEEEQAGKQKEIQIGDKIPPFLAKDHEGFDVTDEDVIGTPLVIYFYPKDGTSICTDEACSFRDSMAVFDEKQALVIGISPDGVDSHKKFLTENKLEFSLLSDEKKDMFRSFGALKGDEIIRTTFVVNSEGEVKWMEKPVDVKGHVERVIKALEEHCSDEVVSFDDYDRDYEEFMGKALGDAPDEEQIRKDILKKFNLEESDLKE from the coding sequence ATGGCTGAAGAAGAACAGGCTGGCAAGCAAAAAGAGATTCAAATTGGAGACAAGATTCCTCCATTTCTGGCAAAAGATCATGAAGGATTCGATGTAACGGACGAGGATGTGATCGGAACCCCGTTAGTGATCTATTTTTATCCTAAAGACGGCACTTCTATTTGCACAGATGAGGCGTGCTCCTTCAGAGATAGCATGGCTGTTTTTGATGAAAAACAGGCGCTTGTCATCGGCATCAGTCCCGACGGCGTGGACTCTCATAAAAAATTCTTAACAGAAAATAAATTGGAGTTTTCTCTCCTAAGCGATGAAAAAAAGGATATGTTCCGCAGCTTCGGCGCTCTCAAGGGAGATGAAATTATCCGCACAACCTTTGTTGTCAACTCTGAAGGGGAAGTGAAATGGATGGAGAAGCCTGTTGATGTCAAAGGGCATGTGGAAAGGGTTATCAAAGCTCTGGAAGAACACTGTAGCGATGAGGTGGTAAGTTTTGATGACTATGACAGGGATTACGAAGAATTTATGGGAAAGGCTCTTGGAGACGCACCGGATGAAGAGCAAATTAGAAAAGATATTTTAAAAAAATTTAATCTCGAAGAGAGCGATCTTAAAGAGTAA
- a CDS encoding glycosyltransferase family 2 protein — translation MISVTILTKNSQKHLKEILDSLHSFDEVVVCDTGSTDCTLEIARAYSNVSLYEKPFAGFGPTHNFASERAKNDWILSIDSDEVPSPELIKEIMEESLDPRCVYSIPRHNFFNGKWIRWCGWHPESVVRLYHRGSTCFSDEQVHEAVIAQGLRVKSFKGALKHYSYDSIDQFLEKMQLYSELFAKQNVGKKRSGLGKAIAHGFYGFFKSFFLKRGFMGGFEGAVISFYNGHTAYYKYLKLREYNRKFFDGQRKTPDF, via the coding sequence ATGATCAGCGTCACTATTTTGACCAAAAATAGCCAAAAGCATTTGAAAGAGATTTTGGATTCTCTTCACTCTTTTGACGAGGTGGTTGTTTGCGATACGGGTTCCACGGACTGCACGCTTGAAATCGCGCGTGCTTATTCAAATGTTTCGCTCTACGAAAAACCGTTTGCAGGATTTGGCCCAACCCACAATTTTGCGAGTGAAAGAGCAAAAAATGACTGGATCCTTTCAATTGACAGCGATGAGGTGCCAAGTCCGGAGCTTATCAAGGAAATTATGGAAGAGTCTCTTGATCCTCGCTGCGTTTACTCCATTCCCCGCCACAATTTCTTTAACGGCAAATGGATTCGTTGGTGTGGCTGGCATCCTGAAAGTGTCGTTCGGCTCTATCATCGCGGATCTACTTGCTTTTCCGATGAACAGGTGCATGAAGCAGTGATCGCACAAGGGTTGCGGGTTAAATCATTTAAAGGAGCGCTTAAACACTACTCTTACGATTCAATAGACCAATTTTTAGAGAAAATGCAGCTATATTCAGAGCTTTTCGCCAAGCAAAATGTAGGAAAAAAGCGCTCAGGATTGGGTAAAGCAATCGCTCATGGATTTTATGGTTTTTTTAAATCTTTTTTTCTAAAAAGAGGGTTTATGGGGGGATTTGAAGGGGCTGTGATCTCTTTCTACAATGGGCATACGGCTTATTACAAGTATCTTAAGCTGAGAGAATATAATCGCAAATTTTTCGATGGCCAGAGGAAAACGCCTGATTTTTGA